In Leucobacter sp. CX169, a single genomic region encodes these proteins:
- a CDS encoding aminoacyl-tRNA deacylase, with protein sequence MAKAQQKSPTTPATRALDQLGYPYTVHTFVHDPRVRNYGDEAIAALGVPAQRLFKTLIVQVDGRQAVAILPVPRRMQPRKVALALGAKQAELADPVVAERRTGYVLGGMSPFGQRSKLPMVVDASVLDAETVFVSGGRRGVDIELRSADLVSGCSAVVAAITMGDTDDPV encoded by the coding sequence ATGGCGAAGGCGCAGCAGAAGTCACCCACAACTCCGGCGACCCGCGCCCTCGACCAGCTGGGGTACCCGTATACAGTTCACACCTTTGTGCACGATCCTCGGGTCCGCAACTACGGTGACGAAGCGATCGCCGCTCTCGGCGTGCCCGCGCAGCGACTGTTTAAGACGCTGATCGTGCAGGTCGATGGACGACAGGCTGTTGCGATCCTGCCGGTGCCGCGCAGGATGCAGCCGCGAAAGGTTGCGCTCGCACTCGGGGCGAAGCAGGCAGAGCTTGCGGACCCGGTCGTTGCTGAGCGTCGGACTGGGTATGTACTGGGCGGGATGAGTCCCTTCGGGCAGCGTTCGAAGTTGCCGATGGTGGTCGACGCCTCGGTACTCGACGCTGAGACGGTGTTTGTCTCGGGCGGCCGACGGGGAGTCGACATCGAGCTTCGAAGTGCTGATCTGGTGTCAGGCTGTTCCGCCGTCGTCGCCGCAATTACGATGGGTGACACGGACGATCCTGTCTGA
- a CDS encoding VOC family protein: protein MGVAGIGGIFFRSADPEARTAWYRTHLGIEAGHGGIWQQEAGMTVFAPFPNNSDYFAPDQAFMLNLRVTGLEEMAARLEASGIPVERREEWNTAEYGNFARIHDPEGLPIELWEPPTAAPA, encoded by the coding sequence GTGGGCGTAGCGGGAATTGGCGGCATTTTCTTCAGGAGTGCGGATCCTGAGGCTCGGACTGCTTGGTATCGCACGCATCTGGGAATTGAGGCGGGTCATGGCGGGATCTGGCAGCAGGAGGCGGGGATGACTGTGTTCGCACCGTTCCCTAACAACTCTGACTACTTCGCGCCCGATCAAGCATTCATGCTCAATCTCCGCGTGACTGGCCTGGAAGAGATGGCGGCGCGACTTGAGGCTTCGGGCATTCCCGTTGAGCGCCGCGAGGAATGGAACACTGCCGAATACGGCAATTTTGCGCGCATTCATGACCCGGAAGGTCTGCCGATTGAACTATGGGAGCCGCCTACTGCCGCTCCTGCCTAG
- a CDS encoding helix-turn-helix transcriptional regulator yields the protein MSLTSTATTDAANASCCAPQFDRVVDDATAHQLAKVFKALGDPTRVKLLSLISASAMGEMCVCDLTEPVGLSQPTVSHHMKQLVEAGLVTREQRGRWAYFRPVESVLVQATRALVG from the coding sequence ATGAGCCTCACGAGCACCGCCACCACAGACGCCGCGAATGCGAGCTGCTGCGCACCCCAGTTCGACCGGGTTGTCGACGATGCAACCGCACACCAGCTCGCAAAGGTATTCAAGGCGCTCGGCGACCCAACACGCGTGAAGCTACTTTCGTTGATCTCCGCGAGCGCCATGGGGGAGATGTGCGTCTGCGATCTCACGGAACCAGTGGGCCTCTCGCAGCCAACGGTTTCTCACCACATGAAACAACTCGTGGAGGCAGGACTGGTTACGCGCGAACAGCGAGGTCGGTGGGCGTATTTTCGGCCAGTCGAGTCGGTGCTCGTGCAGGCGACGAGAGCACTCGTCGGTTAG
- a CDS encoding NAD(P)-binding domain-containing protein: MHPVVVIGAGPQGLAAAAHLLERGIEPLVFEAGSGPAFAVSEWAHVRLFSPWPELIDAASQRLLARSGWKAPTEGYPTGAQWISEYLAPLAAALGDRVHYGARVVGISRKGRDRSVDAGRADQPFTVHLEHADGTGERLEAGSVIDASGTWGTPSPAGADGLSSRGERQAAARGMLSYQIPTMERVRALAGRHVVVVGNGASAKTAITQLARVVKQEPSTRVSWVLRRGVVGNTFGGGAADELPERGALGALAQQAVTAGQVTLVTGFRTESVLVDDARATLVAEDDRTLDPADQVVVLTGFRPDLSFLSEVRLGLDLRLEAPAKVAEEVDPNLHSCGSVRATGAADLAHPEAGLFIVGAKSYGRAPTFLALTGFEQVRSVAAELAGDHEAARRVDLVLPDTGVCGGAGVFDAPENTSTADSCCAPSPAVLTNACSN, from the coding sequence ATGCACCCAGTAGTCGTGATCGGTGCCGGACCGCAGGGACTGGCCGCCGCCGCACACCTTCTCGAGCGCGGGATCGAGCCGCTCGTATTTGAGGCAGGGAGCGGGCCCGCCTTCGCGGTGTCGGAGTGGGCCCATGTGCGTCTCTTCTCGCCGTGGCCCGAGCTCATTGATGCTGCCAGCCAGCGCCTCTTGGCTCGGTCTGGTTGGAAAGCCCCGACCGAGGGCTACCCGACGGGCGCGCAGTGGATCTCCGAGTACCTGGCGCCGCTCGCTGCAGCGCTGGGTGATCGCGTGCACTATGGCGCGCGCGTGGTGGGTATTAGCCGGAAGGGACGCGATCGTTCGGTAGATGCCGGCCGTGCGGATCAGCCGTTCACCGTTCACCTTGAGCATGCCGACGGAACGGGTGAGCGACTCGAGGCAGGCTCAGTTATCGACGCCTCCGGGACGTGGGGCACGCCAAGCCCCGCAGGTGCGGACGGCCTGTCGTCGCGCGGTGAGCGGCAGGCCGCTGCACGAGGCATGCTCAGCTATCAGATCCCGACGATGGAGCGTGTTCGGGCCCTTGCGGGGCGCCATGTCGTTGTCGTGGGAAATGGCGCATCGGCAAAGACGGCGATCACCCAGCTCGCCCGTGTGGTGAAGCAGGAGCCGTCCACACGCGTGAGCTGGGTGCTTCGGCGCGGTGTCGTCGGCAACACCTTTGGCGGAGGGGCAGCGGACGAACTCCCCGAACGCGGTGCGCTTGGCGCGCTTGCGCAACAAGCGGTCACCGCCGGTCAGGTGACGCTCGTCACCGGATTCCGCACCGAATCGGTGCTCGTCGACGATGCGCGAGCCACTCTCGTAGCCGAGGATGACAGAACGCTTGACCCTGCAGACCAGGTCGTCGTCCTCACCGGTTTCCGTCCGGATCTCTCCTTCCTGTCCGAAGTTCGACTCGGACTTGACCTTCGGCTCGAGGCACCCGCGAAGGTTGCCGAAGAAGTGGACCCCAACTTGCACTCCTGCGGCTCGGTTCGCGCGACCGGAGCTGCCGACCTCGCGCACCCGGAGGCGGGACTGTTCATCGTCGGAGCAAAATCCTACGGACGCGCACCGACGTTCCTGGCGCTAACCGGGTTTGAGCAAGTACGCAGTGTCGCGGCGGAGCTCGCCGGCGACCATGAAGCGGCGCGGCGCGTCGACCTTGTCCTCCCCGACACCGGTGTGTGTGGCGGCGCAGGCGTGTTTGATGCCCCGGAGAACACGAGCACGGCGGATTCCTGTTGCGCCCCCTCCCCCGCCGTGCTGACGAACGCGTGCAGCAATTGA
- a CDS encoding NAD(P)/FAD-dependent oxidoreductase, translated as MQQLSRGRLLIVGGGQSGLSAARVGREQGWEPVVLEAGASPVGSWPAYYDGLTLFSPAQYSGFPGFPFPGDSTRYPRRDEVVEFLKDYASWLDVDIRTGSRVATVSADTDGFTVTLTDGSTIAGDALVAASGSFSNPSIPTLPGSELFEGSMLHVSEYRVPEAFAGQRVIVVGAGNSAVQVGHELTQHSRVTVATRDKFRFLPQVIAGRDLHFWLLGLRFDLLPKALLKRVLRGTPVIDRGTYRAALDSNELSHLAMFTAFTPDGVIWADGSREQVDTVIFATGYRPHLPYLQQMGALDDIGRPLERHGISTTHPRLAYLGLELQRSFSSNTIRGVHHDAEYVVSALGRGTHRPSGLVIQEAMRLSVLRSSS; from the coding sequence GTGCAGCAATTGAGTCGGGGGCGCCTGCTCATCGTTGGCGGCGGCCAGTCCGGACTCAGCGCTGCCCGCGTCGGTCGTGAACAGGGTTGGGAGCCAGTTGTCCTCGAGGCCGGCGCTTCGCCGGTCGGATCATGGCCGGCTTACTATGACGGGCTCACGTTGTTCTCGCCCGCCCAATACAGCGGGTTTCCCGGGTTCCCCTTTCCCGGCGATTCCACTCGCTATCCCCGTCGGGACGAGGTTGTTGAGTTCCTCAAGGATTACGCGTCTTGGCTCGATGTCGACATCCGAACCGGTTCCCGTGTCGCCACAGTCTCGGCGGATACCGATGGGTTCACCGTCACGCTGACGGATGGCAGCACGATCGCTGGAGACGCACTCGTCGCGGCCAGCGGCTCCTTCTCGAACCCGTCCATTCCGACTCTTCCCGGAAGCGAGTTGTTCGAAGGCAGCATGTTGCATGTTTCCGAGTACCGGGTTCCAGAGGCCTTTGCAGGTCAGCGCGTCATTGTCGTAGGCGCGGGCAACTCGGCTGTACAGGTCGGCCATGAACTCACACAACATTCTCGAGTCACTGTCGCGACACGAGACAAGTTCCGGTTTCTCCCGCAGGTCATCGCTGGTCGGGACCTACATTTCTGGCTGCTCGGACTCCGGTTTGACCTGCTGCCGAAGGCCCTGCTGAAACGAGTGCTGCGCGGCACACCTGTCATTGATCGGGGAACGTACCGTGCCGCATTGGACTCGAACGAGCTCAGCCATCTCGCGATGTTTACCGCGTTCACTCCTGACGGGGTGATCTGGGCGGACGGCAGCCGCGAGCAGGTGGACACGGTGATCTTTGCCACTGGTTATCGGCCGCACCTCCCCTACCTGCAGCAGATGGGCGCTCTCGATGACATTGGCCGCCCGCTTGAACGCCATGGCATTTCAACCACTCATCCCCGCTTGGCGTATCTCGGTCTCGAACTGCAGCGATCATTCTCCTCGAACACGATTCGAGGGGTGCACCACGATGCGGAGTATGTGGTGAGCGCGCTGGGCCGGGGAACGCATCGGCCCAGCGGTCTAGTCATTCAGGAAGCAATGAGGTTATCAGTGCTTCGATCCTCGTCTTGA
- a CDS encoding SRPBCC domain-containing protein — translation MTFSASRTLPASAERVWELLTEPEQFAVWFGTDQVAVPLDELEMDVRPGGKMRATMQLPGGGEIRWRGVYVEVRAPEFLSMGLSDQSDDDLGVPIEFSLDTVVGGTRLTIVQDRGGFSDEQVERTIAGYGSFLETMDRMLASG, via the coding sequence TTGACTTTCAGTGCATCTCGCACACTGCCGGCGTCCGCCGAGCGCGTGTGGGAGCTGCTCACCGAGCCAGAGCAGTTTGCGGTCTGGTTCGGCACTGACCAGGTCGCGGTTCCGCTTGATGAGCTCGAGATGGACGTTCGCCCCGGCGGGAAGATGCGAGCGACGATGCAACTTCCGGGTGGCGGTGAGATCCGGTGGCGGGGAGTGTACGTGGAGGTGCGTGCGCCGGAGTTTCTCTCCATGGGGCTCAGTGACCAATCGGACGACGATCTCGGCGTGCCCATCGAGTTCTCGTTGGACACGGTTGTTGGAGGCACTCGCCTCACGATCGTGCAGGATCGTGGCGGGTTTTCGGACGAGCAGGTCGAGCGGACGATCGCCGGGTACGGCTCATTCCTCGAAACAATGGACCGAATGCTCGCCAGCGGCTGA
- a CDS encoding heme-copper oxidase subunit III: MNTKSAVPSVKRPNIVAVGTIVWLGSEVMFFAGLFAIYFTLRAMAPELWAVQTEKHNFTFALINTLILVSSSFACQAGVFAAERNQPHATGRGMRNWGTVEWFYLTFVLGAIFVAGQAWEYATFVSEGITLNSDAYGSAFYMTTGFHGIHVSLGLIAFLLVIGRLYAVKNFTHKEATSAVVVSYYWHFVDIVWIGLFIVIYMIK, from the coding sequence ATGAATACCAAGTCAGCCGTGCCTTCGGTCAAGCGGCCCAACATCGTCGCTGTCGGCACGATCGTTTGGCTGGGTAGCGAAGTCATGTTCTTCGCCGGCCTGTTCGCCATTTACTTCACACTGCGGGCCATGGCGCCTGAGCTCTGGGCAGTCCAGACTGAGAAGCACAACTTCACGTTTGCGCTGATCAACACGCTCATCCTGGTCTCGTCGTCATTCGCCTGCCAGGCAGGCGTGTTCGCTGCCGAGCGGAACCAGCCGCACGCCACGGGTCGTGGCATGCGCAACTGGGGAACCGTCGAGTGGTTCTACCTCACCTTCGTGCTGGGTGCGATCTTCGTCGCCGGCCAGGCGTGGGAGTACGCAACCTTCGTGTCGGAGGGCATCACGCTGAACTCCGACGCCTACGGCTCCGCGTTCTACATGACCACCGGCTTCCACGGCATTCACGTGTCGCTGGGTCTGATCGCCTTCCTCTTGGTGATCGGTCGCCTGTACGCGGTCAAGAACTTCACTCACAAGGAGGCCACCAGCGCCGTCGTCGTGTCCTACTACTGGCACTTCGTCGACATCGTGTGGATCGGCCTGTTCATCGTCATCTACATGATCAAGTAG
- the trpD gene encoding anthranilate phosphoribosyltransferase, translating into MISELTWPVVLTTLLEGADLSVAQAEWAMSEIMTGQASGAQIGGFLTALNAKGVTVNEIVGFRDAILEEAEPIGLDPVALDIVGTGGDRFGTVNISTMASIIAAAAGAPVVKHGNRAASSQSGSSDVLTALGIDLGLDAASLLQVYRETGIAFVHAARFLPGFRHAGPARAELGIPTVFNFLGPLCNPVRPEASAVGVADAERAPLIAGVFQLRGAAALVFRGDDGLDELTTTGHSHIWEVSRGAMTEHDLDPRDLGLKRAKMQDLLGGTPEENAAVVHRVFAGELGPVRDIVLLNAAAGLVAFDLVADPASAERGILERLQEKLSVTADAIDSGKAAAKLALWSTSTQRAAAAAH; encoded by the coding sequence ATGATTTCGGAACTGACTTGGCCTGTTGTGCTCACCACCTTGCTTGAGGGTGCAGACCTGAGTGTGGCGCAGGCGGAGTGGGCGATGTCAGAGATCATGACGGGCCAGGCATCCGGCGCCCAGATCGGTGGGTTCCTCACCGCGCTGAATGCAAAGGGAGTGACGGTCAACGAGATCGTCGGATTCCGCGATGCCATTCTCGAGGAGGCCGAGCCGATCGGCCTGGATCCGGTGGCGCTCGACATCGTTGGGACCGGTGGCGACCGGTTTGGCACGGTGAACATCTCAACGATGGCTTCGATTATCGCGGCAGCGGCGGGCGCACCGGTCGTGAAGCACGGCAACCGAGCCGCAAGCTCACAGTCTGGTTCGTCGGATGTCTTGACGGCGCTGGGGATCGACTTGGGTCTGGACGCGGCGTCTCTGCTGCAGGTCTACCGAGAGACCGGCATCGCGTTTGTGCACGCCGCGCGGTTCCTGCCCGGCTTCCGGCACGCAGGGCCGGCCCGCGCGGAGTTGGGCATCCCGACCGTGTTCAACTTCCTCGGCCCGCTCTGCAACCCTGTCCGGCCCGAAGCGTCGGCGGTGGGCGTGGCTGATGCCGAGCGTGCCCCATTGATCGCCGGCGTGTTTCAGCTTCGCGGCGCGGCGGCCCTCGTGTTCCGCGGCGACGACGGCCTCGATGAACTCACGACGACGGGTCACTCGCACATTTGGGAGGTCAGTCGCGGCGCGATGACTGAGCATGATCTTGACCCGCGCGACCTGGGGTTGAAGCGAGCCAAGATGCAAGACCTCCTGGGAGGAACGCCCGAAGAGAACGCTGCGGTGGTGCACCGCGTGTTCGCGGGGGAGCTCGGCCCCGTGCGCGACATTGTCCTGCTGAATGCCGCCGCCGGTCTCGTGGCCTTCGATCTTGTGGCTGATCCCGCGTCCGCTGAGCGCGGGATCCTTGAGCGCCTGCAGGAGAAGCTCAGCGTAACCGCTGACGCGATTGACTCGGGGAAGGCTGCTGCGAAGCTTGCGCTCTGGTCTACGTCTACTCAGCGCGCCGCCGCCGCCGCGCACTAG